The following proteins come from a genomic window of Paenibacillus spongiae:
- a CDS encoding 5' nucleotidase, NT5C type: protein MHIGVDLDNTILDATTSHLRYYNLASGLSFTPEDVNDFYIYRLYGWDHAEREAVYTKYGHDIHWNSSPLPMAVEIMQYLYDRHQLSIITARPMLFREVTVEWLKRYKINYHNLTLIENKLQACITSNVDVLIDDGPHYAEEFALLNKPVILYEQPYNLSVTHEFVYRASNWIEVKQHIDYLESQQTSGKGAAFRKKYWRASAVR, encoded by the coding sequence ATGCATATTGGAGTAGATTTGGATAACACCATTCTGGATGCCACTACCAGTCATTTGCGATATTATAATTTGGCGTCCGGATTATCGTTCACGCCCGAGGATGTAAATGATTTTTATATTTATCGTTTGTATGGGTGGGATCATGCAGAGCGAGAAGCGGTGTATACGAAATATGGGCATGATATCCATTGGAACTCCTCGCCTTTACCGATGGCAGTCGAAATTATGCAGTACCTCTACGATCGGCATCAGCTGTCTATTATTACGGCCCGGCCGATGCTATTTCGCGAGGTTACCGTGGAATGGCTGAAGCGCTATAAAATTAACTACCACAATCTTACCCTTATTGAGAATAAACTCCAGGCTTGTATTACATCCAATGTGGATGTGTTGATTGACGATGGCCCTCACTATGCTGAGGAGTTTGCTCTCCTTAACAAGCCAGTGATTCTATATGAGCAGCCCTATAATTTGTCCGTTACTCATGAATTCGTATACCGCGCATCAAACTGGATTGAAGTCAAACAGCATATTGATTACTTGGAATCCCAACAAACCAGTGGTAAAGGAGCGGCATTCCGAAAAAAATACTGGCGGGCCAGCGCAGTCCGATAG
- a CDS encoding transposase translates to MIRKTFGCVRFLYNRMLAERQVKYEYYKVDKQQLKRQRYRTPAAFKMEFDWLREVDSLALCNAELNLKTAFRNFFRDKHMGYPKFKSRKNPVQSYTTNNQKGTVRIAADGKHVRIPKLGEIRIKLHRQIPDGHEIKSATISRNSNGKYHISILTEYTADAEHTIPRREKVLGLDYSSKALYIDHTGTSANSPRYLRQMEVRLKRAQRVLSRRKKGGSNWRKQKLRIARLHEKVSNQRKDYLHKESRQLAEAWDAVVVEDLNMKAMSQSLSLGKATMDNGNGMFRAFLGYKRAERGKSLVRIDKWYPSSKLCRTCGTINTERTLKDRVWVCEGCGTLHQRDENAAGNIRAEGIRLLGMA, encoded by the coding sequence ATGATTCGTAAAACATTCGGCTGTGTTCGGTTTCTCTACAATCGGATGCTGGCTGAACGTCAAGTCAAGTACGAATATTATAAAGTGGATAAACAGCAATTGAAGCGGCAGAGGTATCGGACACCAGCAGCGTTCAAGATGGAGTTCGACTGGCTGCGAGAAGTGGACAGCCTCGCCTTGTGCAATGCGGAGCTAAACCTGAAGACCGCCTTCCGGAACTTCTTTCGGGACAAGCACATGGGGTATCCGAAGTTCAAAAGTCGGAAAAACCCGGTTCAGAGCTACACAACCAATAATCAGAAGGGGACGGTTCGAATCGCAGCAGACGGGAAGCATGTCCGTATCCCTAAACTGGGTGAGATCCGAATCAAGCTCCACCGGCAAATTCCGGATGGACATGAAATCAAATCGGCAACGATCAGCCGCAATTCAAATGGGAAATACCACATTTCGATCCTGACCGAGTATACGGCAGACGCAGAACATACGATCCCCCGTCGTGAAAAAGTACTGGGTCTGGATTATAGTTCAAAGGCGTTATATATCGACCACACCGGGACATCCGCGAATTCTCCGAGATATTTGCGCCAGATGGAAGTTCGGCTGAAGAGAGCCCAGAGAGTCCTCTCCAGAAGGAAGAAGGGTGGCTCGAACTGGAGGAAACAAAAACTTCGGATAGCCCGTCTCCATGAGAAAGTATCCAATCAGCGGAAAGATTACCTGCACAAAGAGAGTCGGCAGCTGGCTGAAGCTTGGGATGCAGTCGTTGTGGAAGATCTGAACATGAAAGCCATGTCCCAATCCCTATCACTCGGAAAAGCAACGATGGATAACGGAAACGGCATGTTCAGGGCGTTCCTTGGGTATAAACGGGCTGAACGTGGTAAGTCGCTTGTTCGGATCGATAAATGGTATCCTTCGAGCAAGCTTTGCAGAACGTGTGGTACGATCAACACGGAACGGACACTTAAGGATCGAGTTTGGGTCTGTGAGGGTTGTGGCACGCTCCATCAGAGGGATGAAAATGCTGCCGGAAACATACGGGCCGAAGGGATTCGATTGTTAGGTATGGCATAG
- a CDS encoding VOC family protein, producing MNRKIGFVTILVKDYDEAIQFYTEKLGFELLADNAFGHGMRWVAVAPSASNETAIVFVQADTSEKVARLGSQAANHVFLVIHTDDCRRDYDAMKARGVHFFGEPSDVPWGVEVVFEDLYGNRFDLVQHNGF from the coding sequence ATGAACAGAAAAATCGGGTTTGTTACGATATTAGTCAAGGATTATGATGAAGCCATCCAGTTCTACACGGAGAAGCTGGGGTTCGAGCTGCTTGCGGACAACGCCTTTGGCCATGGAATGAGATGGGTTGCAGTAGCCCCTTCGGCCAGCAACGAAACGGCGATTGTATTCGTTCAAGCGGATACAAGCGAGAAGGTGGCGCGGCTGGGAAGCCAAGCGGCTAACCATGTTTTTCTTGTGATCCATACGGACGATTGCAGGCGCGATTACGATGCCATGAAAGCAAGGGGCGTTCATTTCTTCGGTGAACCGAGCGATGTGCCATGGGGCGTGGAAGTCGTCTTTGAAGATTTATATGGCAACCGATTCGATCTGGTCCAGCATAACGGATTTTAG
- a CDS encoding neutral/alkaline non-lysosomal ceramidase N-terminal domain-containing protein, producing the protein MLKAGAARAVINPPLTMAQGGWGAQTHITPTHIESDFWCTALVLGDGQTAAVVLDLDLCLLSNLQADQIRTAIAAALRIDKLQVRVSTTHTHAGPVVGDASHAPNRDLVELYVRYLIEQSVSAAVEAANRQVTVSVHAEYGACSIGKNRRQTLDSGRIITGFNESGETDPTVSIVRFDDEEGKLVASIVHYAAHPTTLGYTNQAASPDYPGVTKRFVEQTVGGICLFLQGATGDIGPGPGGFLDRMDVVQDMGTMLGCAASQALLEARNKQFRYSFSEVVESGASLGIWSRTRKPQDPVAFQVLSHKLSLPVGDLKPTNELEKINTELVDKLTALRDGNAPAEQISEANFQLKRNNMALRYSRNFYGKPFAEIEAHFIRVGDTVLIGVPLEPFTATGKRIRAHSPFPYTLFSGYSNGANGYLATAEAFAEGGYEVLQTAFAPEAADLLADQILQVLDSL; encoded by the coding sequence ATGCTGAAAGCAGGAGCCGCCCGCGCGGTTATTAATCCCCCGTTAACGATGGCGCAAGGAGGCTGGGGGGCGCAAACGCATATAACGCCTACTCATATTGAATCGGATTTCTGGTGTACGGCTCTCGTTCTCGGGGACGGTCAAACAGCTGCAGTCGTATTGGACCTCGATCTTTGTCTTCTATCGAACCTGCAAGCGGATCAGATTCGAACTGCCATCGCGGCAGCACTCCGCATCGACAAGCTGCAGGTCCGCGTCTCCACCACGCATACCCATGCGGGGCCCGTTGTCGGCGACGCCTCGCATGCACCCAATCGCGATCTCGTCGAGCTGTACGTCCGCTATCTGATCGAGCAGTCCGTCAGCGCTGCCGTGGAAGCTGCCAATCGGCAAGTAACCGTCTCGGTACATGCGGAATACGGCGCCTGCTCCATAGGCAAGAACAGGAGACAGACGCTGGATAGCGGCAGAATCATTACCGGATTCAATGAATCCGGAGAGACGGATCCCACCGTGTCTATCGTGCGATTCGACGATGAGGAGGGCAAGCTTGTGGCAAGTATCGTCCATTATGCGGCTCACCCGACGACACTCGGTTATACGAACCAAGCAGCAAGCCCCGATTATCCCGGCGTAACCAAACGTTTCGTCGAACAAACTGTGGGCGGGATTTGTCTCTTCCTGCAGGGGGCAACGGGCGACATCGGTCCGGGTCCAGGCGGCTTCCTCGATCGAATGGATGTCGTTCAAGACATGGGCACCATGCTGGGCTGTGCAGCATCGCAAGCGCTGCTTGAAGCGAGAAACAAACAGTTCCGCTACAGCTTCTCCGAGGTTGTCGAGTCTGGAGCGAGCCTGGGGATATGGTCACGTACACGCAAGCCGCAGGACCCGGTTGCTTTTCAAGTCTTATCGCACAAGCTCTCACTGCCCGTAGGTGATCTTAAGCCGACAAATGAATTGGAGAAAATCAATACAGAGCTCGTCGACAAACTGACCGCTCTAAGAGACGGTAACGCTCCAGCAGAACAAATAAGCGAAGCAAATTTCCAACTGAAGCGTAATAATATGGCGCTCCGGTATTCAAGGAATTTTTATGGCAAACCGTTCGCGGAGATCGAAGCCCATTTCATTCGAGTCGGCGATACCGTGTTGATCGGGGTACCGTTAGAACCGTTTACTGCAACAGGAAAGCGAATTCGAGCGCACTCCCCATTCCCATACACATTGTTCAGCGGATATTCCAATGGGGCCAACGGTTATCTTGCGACGGCCGAAGCCTTCGCTGAGGGTGGCTATGAAGTTCTTCAAACGGCATTCGCCCCCGAGGCGGCTGATCTGCTTGCGGATCAAATTCTGCAAGTCTTAGACAGCTTGTAA
- a CDS encoding phytanoyl-CoA dioxygenase family protein: MTFYRLTEQQKNDYKQNGYLLGLPAVFSNEEVEKLREELRELEKLLVPGEQIIHIRDWHMKSKWIYDICTHPPILDYVEGILGPEFFMWGTQFFGKAPHSKDTVAWHQDAYYWPLKPHNTVTVWLAFTDVDEANGAMQVIPGTHRAGLIKHRRIATDSILTLELEEGAFDASQAKSLCLQAGQLSLHDDNIVHGSPANVSDRWRIGMTIRYSGINVRHTGGDDKLNIYMMRGEDAPGLNRQGQVPVERYARLATDFHKGDEVVKPKTK, translated from the coding sequence TTGACATTCTACCGGTTGACGGAACAGCAGAAGAATGACTATAAGCAAAATGGTTATTTGCTTGGATTGCCTGCCGTATTTTCGAACGAGGAAGTCGAAAAACTTCGAGAAGAGCTTCGGGAACTGGAGAAGCTGCTTGTGCCGGGGGAGCAAATCATTCATATTCGCGATTGGCATATGAAAAGCAAGTGGATCTACGACATCTGCACTCACCCGCCAATACTAGACTATGTGGAAGGAATCCTCGGTCCGGAATTCTTCATGTGGGGAACCCAGTTTTTCGGTAAAGCTCCACATTCCAAGGATACCGTCGCATGGCATCAGGATGCATACTACTGGCCGCTCAAGCCGCACAATACCGTCACGGTCTGGCTAGCTTTCACAGATGTGGACGAGGCGAACGGCGCCATGCAGGTCATTCCCGGCACCCATAGAGCAGGACTGATCAAACATCGCCGCATCGCTACCGATTCAATCCTTACGCTAGAACTTGAAGAAGGCGCTTTCGACGCTTCGCAAGCGAAGTCGCTTTGCCTTCAAGCCGGCCAATTGTCATTACATGACGATAATATCGTGCACGGTTCTCCTGCAAATGTTTCTGATCGTTGGCGAATCGGCATGACGATCCGCTATTCTGGAATCAATGTGCGGCATACAGGCGGCGACGACAAGTTGAATATCTATATGATGCGAGGCGAGGATGCGCCTGGCTTGAACCGTCAAGGCCAGGTGCCCGTCGAGCGTTACGCCCGGCTCGCGACCGACTTCCATAAGGGAGATGAGGTCGTCAAGCCGAAAACGAAGTAG
- a CDS encoding VOC family protein, with translation MHLSSFYPVILTDKVAISADFYKNYFGFETVYEADWYVSLRLNNGGAAYELAILDASHPTIPDIYRRKVQGLILNFEVDHADTEFKRLIEEEKLPLELELRDEEFGQRHFITSDPNGVLLDIIEIIPPSEAEREQYAEKVWLNTGDGESE, from the coding sequence GTGCATCTATCGAGTTTCTATCCCGTTATTCTGACGGACAAGGTCGCCATTAGCGCTGATTTTTACAAAAATTATTTTGGGTTTGAAACGGTATATGAAGCGGACTGGTATGTAAGTCTCCGATTGAATAACGGCGGGGCAGCGTATGAATTGGCAATCTTGGATGCTTCGCATCCGACAATACCCGACATATATAGAAGAAAGGTACAGGGTCTGATCCTCAACTTTGAAGTCGACCACGCGGATACGGAGTTTAAGAGACTCATTGAGGAGGAAAAGCTTCCGCTTGAGCTTGAGCTTCGAGATGAGGAGTTTGGACAGCGGCATTTTATCACAAGCGATCCGAACGGTGTACTGCTGGATATTATTGAGATTATTCCTCCATCGGAAGCTGAGCGTGAGCAGTATGCGGAGAAGGTGTGGTTGAATACGGGAGATGGTGAGAGCGAATGA
- a CDS encoding amidohydrolase: MSNSWLTNVRLEKGYIYEDGAVSGTMTDIYHIRIQDGVIAEIIPADQALTDDLVKVDAKRLLMLPSFKEMHIHIDKTYYSGPWKAVKRVNGIFGRIEEERELLPKLLPTAQHRAESILETILGFGSTHVRTHCNIDPVIGLSNLEATMQALHNFSDKLSYEVVAFPQHGLLRSNAAPLVREAMKHGATFVGGVDPATVDENIEKSLQTIMEIAVASNAGVDIHIHDRGEAGLTTMSRLADMTEDAKWHGRVTVSHAFGFAGIASGTASELAARFAELGMSIASSVPIGGLVMPIPLLHDHGVTVGLGTDSMTDHWSPFGNGDHLEKVGRLAELYGYSDEQSLSQALGYITGGITPLSKEGEQVWPRVGDPANLVFVEASCSAEAVARRARRSATLYNGNLASGAF; this comes from the coding sequence ATGTCCAACAGCTGGTTAACAAACGTTCGGCTTGAGAAGGGTTATATTTATGAGGATGGTGCCGTATCCGGGACCATGACGGATATCTATCATATCCGTATACAGGATGGAGTAATTGCCGAAATCATTCCTGCGGATCAAGCGTTAACCGATGATCTCGTGAAGGTAGATGCCAAACGTCTTCTCATGCTGCCTTCATTCAAGGAAATGCACATCCATATCGATAAAACTTATTATAGCGGGCCATGGAAGGCCGTGAAACGCGTCAATGGTATTTTTGGCCGAATCGAAGAGGAGCGAGAGCTTCTTCCCAAACTTCTGCCAACCGCTCAACATCGGGCTGAGAGCATTCTGGAGACGATACTTGGATTCGGCTCCACGCATGTACGGACGCATTGCAATATCGATCCGGTCATCGGATTATCCAATCTGGAAGCAACGATGCAAGCGCTGCATAACTTTTCGGACAAGCTATCCTATGAAGTGGTTGCCTTCCCGCAGCATGGGCTTCTCCGCTCCAATGCCGCTCCACTTGTTCGCGAGGCGATGAAGCATGGAGCAACGTTCGTAGGCGGCGTAGATCCGGCTACTGTCGATGAGAATATCGAGAAATCGTTGCAGACGATTATGGAAATTGCCGTTGCGTCCAATGCAGGCGTCGATATTCATATTCATGACCGGGGGGAAGCAGGCTTAACGACGATGAGCCGGCTTGCCGACATGACGGAAGACGCGAAGTGGCATGGCAGGGTGACGGTTAGCCATGCTTTCGGTTTCGCAGGGATTGCTTCGGGAACAGCCTCCGAGCTTGCGGCACGCTTTGCCGAGCTTGGGATGTCCATTGCTTCGTCTGTACCGATTGGCGGTCTTGTCATGCCGATTCCGCTGCTTCATGATCATGGCGTAACGGTTGGGCTTGGGACCGATAGTATGACCGATCATTGGTCTCCATTCGGCAACGGAGATCATTTGGAGAAGGTTGGACGCTTGGCGGAGCTGTATGGGTACAGCGACGAGCAATCTCTTTCCCAAGCATTAGGCTACATTACGGGAGGAATTACACCTCTTAGCAAGGAAGGCGAGCAGGTCTGGCCGAGGGTCGGCGATCCCGCGAACCTGGTATTCGTAGAAGCGAGCTGTTCTGCCGAAGCGGTTGCCAGAAGAGCGCGAAGATCGGCCACGTTATATAATGGGAACTTGGCTTCGGGGGCTTTCTAG
- a CDS encoding DmpA family aminopeptidase, with amino-acid sequence MSKKRMREYGLSVGWLPAGTLNSISDVPGVSVGHVTLNSDSPGCSVRTGVTAILPHQGDWFRSKAAAASYVINGYGKTAGLVQVDELGFLESPVMLTNTFSVPAVAEGTLRYMMNENHEIGDQTSSLNVVTGECNDKHLNDMRGLHVRPEHAEEAIRLARQAAGQPVAEGAVGAGTGMVCFGWKGGIGTSSRKIYAEGHPYHIGVLVLTNFGNPDDLLLLGQPIGERLLHRSTERQQDDGSIMIVVATDLPLDARQLKKIAKRAGIGLARTGSIAHHGSGDVVIAFSNGNLIPHSPDKDILTMNVIREDGEVISQCFRAVAEATEEAIGNSMFMAETTHGQYGRTVRALPVEEVIAFLR; translated from the coding sequence ATGAGCAAGAAGCGAATGCGAGAATACGGCTTGTCCGTCGGCTGGCTTCCGGCCGGTACACTCAACAGCATCTCTGACGTCCCTGGCGTATCCGTCGGCCACGTCACATTGAATTCAGATTCTCCCGGCTGCTCCGTGCGGACGGGCGTGACCGCCATACTGCCGCACCAAGGAGATTGGTTCCGCAGTAAAGCAGCAGCCGCCTCGTATGTCATTAACGGCTACGGCAAGACCGCGGGCTTGGTCCAGGTGGACGAGCTTGGGTTTCTGGAATCGCCCGTTATGCTGACCAATACGTTCAGCGTCCCGGCGGTCGCGGAAGGAACGCTGCGTTATATGATGAACGAGAACCATGAAATTGGTGACCAGACCAGCTCCCTTAATGTCGTAACCGGGGAGTGCAACGATAAGCATCTGAACGACATGCGCGGGCTTCACGTTCGACCCGAGCATGCAGAAGAAGCAATTCGGCTTGCCCGTCAAGCAGCTGGGCAGCCTGTTGCCGAAGGCGCAGTTGGCGCGGGAACCGGAATGGTATGCTTCGGCTGGAAAGGGGGCATCGGCACCTCCTCCCGGAAAATTTACGCTGAAGGTCATCCATACCACATCGGGGTACTCGTTCTGACGAATTTCGGTAACCCGGATGATCTTCTCCTCCTCGGACAACCGATTGGCGAGAGGCTCCTTCATCGTTCAACAGAACGGCAGCAGGACGACGGTTCTATCATGATCGTCGTTGCGACAGACCTCCCGCTGGATGCCCGGCAATTGAAGAAGATCGCCAAGAGGGCCGGAATTGGCCTGGCCCGTACCGGCTCGATCGCCCATCATGGAAGCGGCGATGTTGTTATTGCCTTCAGCAACGGCAACCTGATCCCTCATTCGCCTGACAAGGATATTCTCACTATGAACGTGATCCGCGAGGATGGCGAGGTCATCTCGCAGTGCTTCCGGGCTGTCGCGGAAGCAACCGAAGAAGCCATCGGCAACTCCATGTTCATGGCTGAAACCACCCATGGCCAATACGGAAGAACGGTCCGCGCTCTCCCTGTAGAAGAAGTCATTGCCTTCCTTCGTTAA
- a CDS encoding GntR family transcriptional regulator produces the protein MNLFGKVIGMSLYDGLKDEIVKKIIQGEYPIGGVLATEQELCEQTGLSRVTVRKALDELKREGLLEGVPRQGTLVRARKGGFSGNMDLIALVAAVHDPFFALFMEHFEQTADKNGSLMLFKQDYEGKALRSDKLFFRFIQKGIRNAVIWPQTDDIDFGLLMRLQTVGMNFVIFDQQFDTDVADIVCLDHYHAVYSLYEDMRSRFDGTIVFIGFEGLTLSSEVLREKAFMDASGGSGTILTIGWNTNVEAETALLLESLHLKADEPLGIICISGGIGLAVARHMQQRGLQHFPLATVDYLTEMSDYPMTAYEQPMIEMAEKVYQRLAAQNNEGRNWRAGRYLLRGRLVKCGFERNM, from the coding sequence GTGAACTTATTTGGAAAGGTGATCGGCATGTCCTTGTATGACGGCTTAAAAGACGAGATCGTAAAAAAAATAATTCAAGGCGAATATCCGATTGGCGGCGTTCTGGCGACAGAGCAGGAACTCTGCGAGCAAACGGGCCTAAGCCGGGTGACGGTCCGGAAAGCGTTGGACGAATTGAAGCGAGAGGGACTTCTGGAAGGGGTTCCGCGTCAAGGAACCCTGGTTCGGGCACGCAAAGGCGGATTTTCCGGAAACATGGACTTGATCGCGTTGGTGGCAGCCGTACACGATCCGTTCTTCGCCCTGTTCATGGAGCATTTCGAACAAACTGCCGACAAGAACGGATCACTCATGCTGTTCAAGCAGGATTACGAGGGTAAAGCGCTGCGTTCCGACAAGCTCTTCTTCCGCTTTATCCAAAAAGGGATACGCAATGCGGTCATTTGGCCGCAAACCGACGATATCGACTTCGGCCTGCTCATGCGTCTCCAGACGGTAGGGATGAACTTCGTCATCTTCGACCAGCAGTTCGATACGGACGTTGCCGATATCGTATGCCTTGATCATTATCACGCGGTGTACTCCCTATATGAGGATATGCGCTCCCGTTTTGACGGTACCATAGTATTTATCGGCTTTGAAGGGCTGACTCTGTCCAGCGAGGTGCTTCGGGAAAAGGCATTCATGGACGCCAGTGGAGGAAGCGGAACGATCCTCACGATTGGATGGAACACGAATGTCGAGGCTGAAACGGCACTGTTGCTGGAATCACTTCATTTGAAGGCTGATGAGCCCCTGGGAATCATTTGCATTAGCGGCGGCATCGGCCTTGCCGTAGCCCGGCATATGCAGCAAAGAGGGCTGCAGCATTTTCCCCTCGCAACGGTCGACTATTTGACCGAGATGTCCGACTATCCGATGACGGCTTACGAGCAGCCGATGATAGAGATGGCGGAAAAAGTTTATCAGCGCCTTGCCGCCCAGAACAATGAAGGAAGGAATTGGCGAGCCGGCCGATATTTGCTCCGAGGTCGGCTGGTGAAATGCGGTTTCGAGAGAAATATGTAG
- the pyrF gene encoding orotidine-5'-phosphate decarboxylase — MRNFADKLIEEVSRKNSALVVGLDPDLEYFPDYLLEDVDLSSDESIADAIFEFNRIIIDAVADEVIAVKPQLAYYEVYGSFGIQALERTIAYARSKDLIVINDAKRGDIGSTSAAYARAYLGKGTMAGDMVTVNPFLGSDGYMPFIQAARDNNKGLFLLLKTSNPSSHELQDLQLANGKVLYDMLAEEIEKLAGDSAGVHGYSYIGAVVGGTYPEEAAKLRRALPHSIFLVPGFGIQGGRAEDLSEFFDDKGNGAVISSSRGIIYAYRNQRSDWSRIVESELIRYVREEASTAKEQINAVRFHKATR; from the coding sequence TTGAGAAATTTTGCGGATAAGCTAATAGAAGAAGTCAGCAGGAAGAACAGTGCCCTCGTTGTCGGGCTGGATCCTGATCTGGAATATTTCCCGGATTATTTGCTAGAAGACGTTGATTTATCATCGGATGAAAGTATTGCAGATGCAATATTCGAGTTTAACAGAATCATCATAGATGCGGTGGCGGATGAAGTCATCGCCGTCAAGCCTCAGCTTGCCTACTATGAAGTATATGGCAGCTTCGGCATACAGGCGTTGGAAAGAACGATTGCCTACGCCCGATCGAAAGATCTGATCGTGATCAATGACGCCAAAAGAGGGGATATCGGTTCAACCTCGGCAGCCTATGCCCGCGCTTATCTGGGGAAAGGTACCATGGCAGGCGATATGGTCACCGTCAATCCTTTCTTGGGCAGCGACGGCTATATGCCCTTTATCCAGGCAGCCCGGGATAACAATAAAGGATTGTTTCTCTTATTGAAGACATCGAACCCTTCGTCTCATGAATTGCAAGATCTCCAGTTAGCGAATGGAAAGGTATTATACGATATGCTGGCGGAGGAAATCGAGAAGCTGGCGGGTGACTCAGCCGGCGTCCACGGTTATTCCTATATTGGCGCAGTGGTCGGCGGAACGTATCCGGAGGAAGCCGCCAAGCTCCGACGGGCATTGCCTCACTCGATATTTCTTGTTCCCGGGTTCGGTATCCAAGGCGGACGAGCGGAGGATCTGAGTGAATTCTTCGATGACAAAGGCAACGGTGCTGTCATCTCATCCTCACGGGGAATTATTTATGCGTATCGAAATCAACGGAGTGACTGGAGTAGGATTGTAGAATCAGAGCTGATCCGCTATGTTAGAGAGGAGGCATCGACGGCCAAGGAGCAAATTAATGCCGTTCGATTCCATAAAGCTACCCGATGA
- a CDS encoding TetR/AcrR family transcriptional regulator, producing MRRNKEETNETIQKLIEVARAHFTKLGFADSALEEIAKEAEVTRGALYHHFKNKKGLFLAVLESVQKEIAERVEAEAAKSDDLWEQLLGGCLAFVAAAVEPHCKRIMLVDGPAVLGWEVWRVMDENNSMRLLRGQLEIMEREGSLKSVSIEAMTHCLSGALNESALWIAQMPDYEHALEQTTIIISSMLDGFKRT from the coding sequence ATGAGAAGAAACAAAGAAGAAACCAATGAAACGATTCAGAAGCTGATCGAAGTTGCGAGAGCACATTTCACCAAGCTCGGCTTTGCCGATTCAGCCCTTGAAGAAATTGCGAAGGAAGCCGAAGTGACGCGCGGGGCGCTCTATCATCATTTTAAAAATAAGAAAGGACTCTTTCTTGCCGTATTGGAATCGGTACAGAAAGAGATCGCGGAGCGGGTAGAAGCGGAGGCTGCCAAGTCCGATGACCTCTGGGAGCAGCTGCTGGGGGGATGTCTTGCATTCGTTGCGGCAGCCGTTGAACCGCATTGCAAGCGCATCATGCTCGTCGATGGCCCAGCCGTACTTGGTTGGGAGGTATGGCGCGTGATGGACGAGAACAATTCCATGCGCCTATTGAGGGGACAGCTCGAAATCATGGAGCGGGAAGGAAGCCTTAAGTCTGTATCGATCGAAGCTATGACGCACTGCCTATCCGGTGCGCTGAATGAATCAGCGCTCTGGATTGCTCAGATGCCGGACTATGAGCATGCATTGGAGCAGACGACGATCATTATCTCCAGTATGCTGGACGGATTTAAGAGAACGTAA
- a CDS encoding YfiT family bacillithiol transferase: protein MEQYRYPIGRFEPFPAPTPEDRNRLMEDIADAASRLRAAVQHLTMEQLQTPYRSGGWTIQQVIHHMADNDMNAYIRFKRALTEESPTATSYREDIWAEMRDYREPVELSITLLDVLHSRLVALLRSLAPEDFRKTFTSPTHGIMSLDLAMQRYAWHGRHHTAQIVSLKERMRWE from the coding sequence ATGGAGCAGTACCGTTATCCGATTGGAAGATTCGAGCCGTTCCCCGCACCGACCCCAGAAGATCGTAACCGCTTGATGGAGGATATTGCTGATGCTGCGTCCCGACTTCGCGCAGCTGTTCAACATCTAACGATGGAGCAATTGCAAACGCCTTATCGTTCAGGCGGCTGGACGATCCAGCAGGTCATTCATCATATGGCCGATAACGATATGAATGCTTATATTCGCTTCAAGAGGGCACTGACTGAAGAAAGCCCGACAGCGACGTCCTACCGGGAGGATATATGGGCTGAGATGAGAGACTACCGGGAGCCGGTGGAGCTTTCGATCACGCTGCTGGACGTCCTTCACAGCCGTCTTGTCGCCTTGCTTCGTTCGTTAGCCCCGGAGGATTTCCGCAAGACGTTCACGAGTCCCACTCATGGCATTATGAGTCTGGATCTCGCCATGCAGCGATATGCTTGGCACGGCCGGCACCATACCGCACAGATCGTTTCCCTCAAAGAACGCATGCGTTGGGAATAG